A stretch of the Lolium perenne isolate Kyuss_39 chromosome 3, Kyuss_2.0, whole genome shotgun sequence genome encodes the following:
- the LOC127343363 gene encoding origin of replication complex subunit 4 isoform X1 has translation MAAAAAAPVANQAQAVLRGRLCDPAFVHSPLRSSPDTNYSKLKYLVDSSVSEACNNSVLLLGPRGCGKGAVRFPFLYPHSVTCPTADVVFDEMCMPCAQLAPRAIFFSQLGNSCFTSLQVLDMVLEDLKKEHPDAISVIRLNGMLHSDDNCATKEIARQLCLEHQLSFSKMASSDDNTDFMIDMLRECGLAHKTVIFVLEEFDLFAQGKQRLLYSLLDAMQTLTSQAVVIGISCRLDADQLLEKRVRSRFSHRKLLFVPSSLDGIQRLMEHLLMLDKDSSLPKNYVTEYNSRLTSIFGNKKFKGILGSLTDADATTSNILRFLFRVVSYMDMESGLLSMECFTHALSCMQRQPKLDSLQDLSILELYILVCMNRLEDKEQNSYNFNSIMKEYRSIQDAYKTSDKYATTVCFRAFEHLLDRELITFADSKGRNVALEYRSVKLLISSRELAQSLELNTTCPAVLQKLLDRERYM, from the exons atggcggcggcggcggcggcgcccgtGGCGAATCAAGCACAGGCCGTGCTCCGCGGCCGTCTCTGCGACCCGGCCTTCGTCCACTCCCCTCTCAGATCCTCGCCCGACACCAACTACAG TAAGCTCAAGTACCTCGTCGACAGCTCCGTCTCCGAGGCCTGCAACAACTCCGTGCTCCTCCTCGGACCCCGCGGATGCGGAAAAGGCGCGGTGAGGTTTCCCTTTCTTTATCCCCATTCCGTGACTTGCCCAACTGCAGAtgtggtgtttgatgaaatgtgcATGCCATGCGCGCAGTTGGCACCGCGTGCCATCTTTTTCTCTCAGCTGGGAAACTCATGTTTCACTTCTTTACAGGTGCTCGACATGGTTCTAGAGGACCTGAAGAAGGAGCATCCTGATGCGATATCCGTG ATCAGGCTGAATGGGATGTTGCATAGTGATGACAACTGCGCTACCAAG gaaATTGCAAGGCAGCTTTGTCTGGAGCATCAATTGTCATTTTCCAAAATG GCTTCTTCGGATGACAACACTGACTTCATGATTGACATGTTACG GGAGTGTGGACTAGCTCACAAGACAGTAATTTTTGTCCTGGAAGAGTTTGACCTCTTTGCCCAG GGGAAGCAGCGGTTACTCTATAGCTTACTTGATGCGATGCAGACTCTTACATCACAAGCTGTTGTCATTGGTATAAGTTGCCGACTG GATGCGGATCAACTGCTAGAAAAAAGAGTTCGGTCCCGCTTCTCTCACAGGAAGCTTCTATTTGTTCCTTCTTCATTGGATGGTATACAGAG GTTAATGGAACATCTGCTAATGCTAGACAAAGACTCGAGCTTACCAAAAAACTATGTTACGGAGTACAATTCAAGGCTTACT AGCATTTTCGGAAATAAGAAATTTAAAGGAATTCTTGGCTCTCTCACTGATGCGGATGCAACAACCAGCAACATCCTCAGATTTCT TTTCAGAGTGGTGTCATATATGGACATGGAATCTGGACTTCTGTCAATGGAATGCTTTACACATGCTCTTTCCTGCATGCAGAGGCAACCCAAGCTGGACAGTTTGCAAG ATTTGTCGATTTTGGAACTGTACATACTTGTATGCATGAATAGACTAGAAGATAAGGAGCAAAATTCGTACAACTTCAACTCTATAATGAAAG AATACAGATCTATACAGGATGCCTACAAAACTTCTGATAAGTATGCAACCACTGTTTGCTTCAGG GCTTTTGAACATCTCTTGGACCGCGAGTTGATTACCTTTGCAGACTCCAAAGGGAGAAATGTGGCTCTTGAATATCGGTCTGTCAAACTTCTGATATCTTCTCGTGAACTTGCACAATCCCTCGAGTTAAACACTACATGCCCT GCTGTACTGCAGAAGCTACTTGACCGTGAAAGATACATGTAG
- the LOC127343363 gene encoding origin of replication complex subunit 4 isoform X2, which yields MAAAAAAPVANQAQAVLRGRLCDPAFVHSPLRSSPDTNYSKLKYLVDSSVSEACNNSVLLLGPRGCGKGAVLDMVLEDLKKEHPDAISVIRLNGMLHSDDNCATKEIARQLCLEHQLSFSKMASSDDNTDFMIDMLRECGLAHKTVIFVLEEFDLFAQGKQRLLYSLLDAMQTLTSQAVVIGISCRLDADQLLEKRVRSRFSHRKLLFVPSSLDGIQRLMEHLLMLDKDSSLPKNYVTEYNSRLTSIFGNKKFKGILGSLTDADATTSNILRFLFRVVSYMDMESGLLSMECFTHALSCMQRQPKLDSLQDLSILELYILVCMNRLEDKEQNSYNFNSIMKEYRSIQDAYKTSDKYATTVCFRAFEHLLDRELITFADSKGRNVALEYRSVKLLISSRELAQSLELNTTCPAVLQKLLDRERYM from the exons atggcggcggcggcggcggcgcccgtGGCGAATCAAGCACAGGCCGTGCTCCGCGGCCGTCTCTGCGACCCGGCCTTCGTCCACTCCCCTCTCAGATCCTCGCCCGACACCAACTACAG TAAGCTCAAGTACCTCGTCGACAGCTCCGTCTCCGAGGCCTGCAACAACTCCGTGCTCCTCCTCGGACCCCGCGGATGCGGAAAAGGCGCG GTGCTCGACATGGTTCTAGAGGACCTGAAGAAGGAGCATCCTGATGCGATATCCGTG ATCAGGCTGAATGGGATGTTGCATAGTGATGACAACTGCGCTACCAAG gaaATTGCAAGGCAGCTTTGTCTGGAGCATCAATTGTCATTTTCCAAAATG GCTTCTTCGGATGACAACACTGACTTCATGATTGACATGTTACG GGAGTGTGGACTAGCTCACAAGACAGTAATTTTTGTCCTGGAAGAGTTTGACCTCTTTGCCCAG GGGAAGCAGCGGTTACTCTATAGCTTACTTGATGCGATGCAGACTCTTACATCACAAGCTGTTGTCATTGGTATAAGTTGCCGACTG GATGCGGATCAACTGCTAGAAAAAAGAGTTCGGTCCCGCTTCTCTCACAGGAAGCTTCTATTTGTTCCTTCTTCATTGGATGGTATACAGAG GTTAATGGAACATCTGCTAATGCTAGACAAAGACTCGAGCTTACCAAAAAACTATGTTACGGAGTACAATTCAAGGCTTACT AGCATTTTCGGAAATAAGAAATTTAAAGGAATTCTTGGCTCTCTCACTGATGCGGATGCAACAACCAGCAACATCCTCAGATTTCT TTTCAGAGTGGTGTCATATATGGACATGGAATCTGGACTTCTGTCAATGGAATGCTTTACACATGCTCTTTCCTGCATGCAGAGGCAACCCAAGCTGGACAGTTTGCAAG ATTTGTCGATTTTGGAACTGTACATACTTGTATGCATGAATAGACTAGAAGATAAGGAGCAAAATTCGTACAACTTCAACTCTATAATGAAAG AATACAGATCTATACAGGATGCCTACAAAACTTCTGATAAGTATGCAACCACTGTTTGCTTCAGG GCTTTTGAACATCTCTTGGACCGCGAGTTGATTACCTTTGCAGACTCCAAAGGGAGAAATGTGGCTCTTGAATATCGGTCTGTCAAACTTCTGATATCTTCTCGTGAACTTGCACAATCCCTCGAGTTAAACACTACATGCCCT GCTGTACTGCAGAAGCTACTTGACCGTGAAAGATACATGTAG